The Chloroflexota bacterium nucleotide sequence CCGGCACCACGGTCGCCTTGAGGGCGGTCATCTGCGTGGCCGCATCGATTGCGGCGGTCACGCCTTCCTCGCTCAGGTCGAAGTTGGTGTGCAGGCGCGGCCAGTCATGGTCGGACTGAATGGCGTGCAGATCGCGCATGGCCTGGGCGACCTCGTCCGGCGCGAACGCCCAACTGCCGAGCAGTTGAATCTCCTTGGTGCAGATGCGATGCCAGCTGGTGTCGAAGCTGCCGGCGTCGGTGAACTGCCCCATCTCCACGAAGGTCCCGCCGTCACGCAGCATCTCCACGCCCTCGGGTCCGGCGGCGGGATTGCCCGAGCACCCGATCACAATGTCCGCGCCGCTGCCGCCCACGGCCTCGCGCACGGCGGCGATGCGAGACGCCGCGTCGGGCGTCGCCGCGAGCGACACGGTGGCATCGGCGCCAAACGCGCGCGCCAGGGCCAGTCGCGGCGTCTCCGGATCGCCGACGGTCACCACCGGCGCGGCCCCCCGCTGACGCGCGGCCACGGTGGCGAGCAAGCCGATGGGCCCGGCGCCCTGGATCACCACCGACGCGCCCGCGGTACCCGCCCCAAGACCCAACGCGTCGACCCGATTGAAGGCCCGCGTCACCGAGCTGTAGGGCTCGACCAGCGTGCCCACCATCAGCGGCATGTCGTCCGGCAGGCGAAAGAGCTTGGTGGCGGGGAAGGCGTCCAGATCCACGAACAGCATGTCGGCCCAACCACCCCAGAGGTGCGGCGGCCGCTCGAAGGGAATCTTGCGCCCGTAGTAGGTCGGGTTGAGGCACTTGTTGGCGCGCTCGGGCGATTCCACGCAGACCTCGCACGCGCCGCAGGCGTTGAGCGGCGGCAGCATGACGTGATCGCCTTCGCGGAGCGGCGCGCCAGTGGCGTCCGTGCGGAGCTGCGGTCCGATCTCTTCCACGACGCCGGCCAGCTCGTGACCCAGTGTGATCGGCCAGGGCAACGCGCCCGGCCAGTGCCCCTGCAGGATGTGCAGATCGGTGCCGCAGACGCCGCAAGCCTCGATGCGAATCAGCGCGCCGCGCGGCGGGATCGAGGGACGGGGAACGCGCCGCAGCACCGGGGGCGTGCCGGGACCGTCAAAGGTCACTACGCGAATGTCGGCAGCGGCGCTGGTCATTGGCTCAATCGACGAAAAACTCGGGCTTCAGTATGCCCGCCACAATGCGCTCTGCTATCAATGTCGCGCAGCCATCCGCCGGAGCAACGGGTCATGGGCGATATCCGCGGCGTCATTCCCATTCTCAAGACTCCGTTCGATCTCGAGGACCGGGTGGACGAGGAGAGCCTGCGCCGCGAGGTGGACTACTGCATTGACGCCGGCGCTCACGGGCTGGGGATCGCCTTCGGCAGCGAGATGCCCAAGCTGAGCGAGGCGGAGCGCACGCTGGTGGCGAGGGTCGTCATCGAGCAGGCGCGGGGTCGCGTACCGGTTGTTATGTCAACCGGGCATCCCGCCACCGTCCTTGCCGTGCGCGCAAGCCAGGAGGCGGAAGCGCTCGGCGCGTCGGCGGTGATGCTGATTCCGCCGGCCAACGGCCTGGCGGAAGCGGAGCTCCACGGCTATTTCAGGGCCGTGGCCGCATCCATTCGCATTCCCCTCGTCGTGCAGGTGATGACCGGCGCGCATCTCTCGGGCGACGAGCTGGCGGCGCTGGCGCGGGCGGTGCCGCAAATCCAATACGCCAAGGTCGAGAGCGCCCCGCCGGCGGAGTCCGTCGCCGAGGCCATCGCCAAGGCCGGCGACCGCGTCACGATCATCGGCGGCGCCAGTGGCGGCGCGCTCATCGAGGAGTTGGAAATCGGGTCGCAGGGCACCATGCCGCACGCCGCCCTGGTCGGCTCATTCGCGCGCATCTGGGACCTGTGGCACGCGGGCAATCGCGATGCCGCCCGCGAGACCTGGCAGCGGGAGATCGTGCCCCTCAACGCCATCGGCGGGGCGGTGTATAAGGAGATGCTGCGGCGCGAGGGCGTGATTGCGCACAGCCACTTCCGCGCGCCGGCGGAGAGCCGCTTGGCCGCCGAGGCGCTGCGCAAGCTCGATCGACTCTGTGAGACGCTTGGCATCGGCTGACCGCCCGCACCCGGCATGATGCGCCCATGACTGAGACGATCGTTTTCTTTGTGATCGTGGGGACGATTGTGCTCGGAATCGGGCTCGATGTGGGGTATCGACTATGGCGCGCCGCGACGCGGCGTCAGCCTAGCGACGCGCCCGCGGGCGTTGCCCCGGAGCTGCCGGTCGACGACGGTTAGGCCCGGCCTGGATCCCCGCCTGCGGAGGCCATTTGAAGAATGGTCAATACTTCACGCCCACGCCCCGGATCACCCTCACCCTAACCCTCTCCCTTCAAGGGAGAGGGGACCGGACCCGCTCCCCGGTCCCTGCCGGTGCGGCTTTGCAAGGGTCTCCCGCCTTCGGAATGACGGACGGACTGCCGGGAGACCGCGACCTACGCGAACGGGTCCATGCGCATTGGCAGCCCCGCGGCCACGAGCTCGCGCTTGACGCGCTCGATGCTGATCATCTTGAAGTGAAAGATCGACGCCGCCAGCGCAGCGTGCGCGCGGCCCTCGACCAGCGCCTCGCGGATGTGCTCGATCGACCCGGCCCCGCCCGAGGCGACGACCGGCACCGGCACGGCGTCGCAGACGGCGCGCAGCTGGTCCAGGTCATATCCGGCGCGCGTGCCGTCGGCGTCGATGCTGTTCATCACGATCTCGCCCGCGCCAAGCTCGACACCGCGCTGGGCGACCTCGATGGCGTCCAGGCCGGTGGGCGAGCGCCCGCCATCCAGCACCACCTCCCACCAGGGCGAATCCCGGTCGCTCCGAAGCTGCGCATCGATGGAAAGCACGATGCACTGTGACCCGAACCGATCGGCGCCGATCCGAATCAAGTCGGGGTCGCGATGGGCGGCGCTGTTGATGGACACCTTCTCCGCCCCCCGCCGCAGCATGGCGTACATGTCGTCGGCGTTGCGCAGCCCGCCGCCCACGGTGAGCGGAATGAAGACCTCCGACGCCACCCGCTCGACCAGGTCGCCCATGATGTCGCGGCCCTCGGCGGATGCCGTGATGTCGTAAAAGACCAGCTCGTCGGCGCCCTCCCGGTCGTAGCGTGCGGCCAGCTCGACGGGATCGCCGGCGTCCACGTCGGCTGAGAATTTCACGCCGCGCACGTTGCGGCCGTTCTTGACGTCGAGACAGGGAATGATGCGGCGGGTCAGCATCAGGCTTCACCGGCGGCGGCCTGAATAGCCTCGCCAAGCGAGAACGCCCCGCGGTACAGGGCGCTGCCGATGATGACGCCTGACGCCCCGGCGTCGCGCAGCCGGACGATATCGTCGAGCGACGCCACGCCGCCCGAAGCGACGACCGGCAGGTGTTGCCCGACCTGCTCGACCAGGTCGCGCGTGCCTGCGACGTTTGGTCCCTTGAGCATGCCCTCGACCACCACGTCCGTGTACATGATGGCCGCGGCGCCGGCTTCCACGGCCCGCGCCGCCAACTCGCTGACCGGCAGCGTGGATTCCTTCGCCCAGGCGTCGGTGACCGCCATGCCCTGGCGCCCCTCAACCGCCACGGCAATCCGGCCCGGATGGGCGGCGGCGGCGCTCGCCAGCATTTCGGGATCGCGCACGGCGGCGGTGCCCAATACGACGCGCGCGGCCCCATGCCCCAGCACCCGCTCGACATCGGCCTGCGAGCGGATGCCGCCCGCGACCTGCACCGGGACATCACCCGCGACCTCGATGATGTCCTCGATGACCGCCGCGTTCGTGCTGACCCCGACGCGGGCCCCGTTGAGATCGACGACGTGCAACCACGACGCGCCCTGCTCCAGCCAGTGCCGGGCCGCTTCCACCGGATCGTCGTAGAACACCGTCTCCCGGTCGAAGTCGCCTTGCACCAACTGCACGCAGCGACCGCCGCGGATATCGATGGGGGGATAGACCTCCATCACGGACCGGCCTCGTCGCGCGGGCGCTGTCCCGCCAGGCGCGCGAAGTTGGCGTAGAGCCGCAGACCCGCGGCGCCGCTTTTTTCCGGGTGAAACTGCGTGGCGAAGAGGTTGTCGCGCAGCAGCGCGCTGGCGAAGGTCACGCTGTAGTCGGTCGTCGCGGCCACGTGCGCCGCGCCGTCAACAGGCGCGAAGTACGAGTGCACGAAGTAGAAGTTGGCGTCCTGCGGGATGCCCGCGAACAGCGGCGACTCAACCTGCTGGCGGACCTGGTTCCAGCCCATGTGCGGCACGTGCCGGCTGGGCGGGAAGCGCACCACGCGGCCCGGTACCACGCCGAGGCACGTCGTGCCGCCGTCCTCGTCGCTGGCCTCGTAGAGCACCTGGAGCCCCATGCAAATGCCCAGGTAGGGCACGCCGCCGTCAATCGCGTCCAGGATGGCGGGAATCACGCCGGCGCGTTCCAGGCCGCGCATGGTATCGGCGGCGGCCCCGACGCCGGGCAGGACGACGCCGGTGGCGTCGGCGATCTCGGACGGATCGTGGGTCACGGTGATCTCGGCGCCGACGTGCCGCAGCGCGCGCTCCACGCTGTGCAGATTGCCGGCGCCGTAGTCGACGACCGCGATCATGCGTCGCTCGCGGCTGCCGGAGCGGCGAGGATGGCCTGCGTGGACGACACGACGTCGTCGAGCGCCACGTCCACCTGGTCGCCGCCGTCGAGGGGCTTGAGGGACACGCGCCCGGCCTCGACCTCGCGATTGCCGACGATCAGCGCCACCCGCGCGCCGACGGCGTTGGCGCGGCGCAGGTGCGACCGCGGGCTGGCGGCGGAAAATCCGACCTCGGTGGCGATGCCCGCCTGCCGCAACCCTGCGGCCACGGTGGTCACGACCGTCAGCGCCGCATCGGCCAGGGGCGCCACATACACATCGGGCGTTGGAGGCGACGCTTCCTCGAGCCCGACGCGCCGGCGATTGAGCAGGATGCGCTCGATGCCACTGCCGAACCCGACGCCCGGCAGATGCGGACCGCCGAGCGTCTCGGCCAGGAAGTCGTAGCGGCCGCCGCCGCCGACGGTGCTCTGCGCGCTGCCGTCGGGCGGCACGATCTCGAACACGGTGCGGTTGTAATAGTCCAGGCCGCGGGCCAGCCGGTGGTCCAGAGTGCAGGGAATACCCAGCGCCCCGAGCAGGCTTCGCAGCGTATCGAAGTGCTCGCGCGCGGCGTCGCCGAGGTAATCGAGCGAACGCGGCGCATCGGCGCTGACGCGCTCGCACGGCGGTTTCTTGCAATCGAGCAGCCGCAGCGGGTTTTGCGTCAGCCGCGTCTGGCAATCGGCGCACATCCTGTCCGAGTACGGCGTGAAGAAGGCCACCAGGGCGGCGCGGTATTCCGGCCGCGACTCCGGGTCCCCGAGCGAGTTGACGTGCAGCGCGAGGTCCGAGATCCCGAGTGCGCGAAGCGTGCTCCAGAGCAGATCGATCACCTCGGCGTCCACCGCCGGGTTGGGGTCGCCCAATGCCTCGGCGCCGATCTGGTGGTGCTCGCGCAAGCGGCCGGCCTGCGGACGGTCATACCGAAACACCGGCAGCACGTAGTAGAGCTTCACCGGCTGCGGCAACACGTGCATGCCGTGCTGCTGATAGGCGCGCACGATGGACGGCGTGCCCTCGGGCCGCAGGGTCAATGAGTCGCCCCCGCGGTCGTCGAAGGTGTACATCTCCTTCTGCACGATGTCCGTGGTCGCACCGGTGCCCTTGTCGAACAGCTCGGTGGCCTCGAACGTCGGCGTGCTGATCGGCTGGAAGTTTCGCAGGCGGCACTCGCGCGCGAATGCGCCCAGGACGCCGTCCCACGCGGGCGCGTCGGCCGGCAAGCGGTCGGACGTGCCGCGCGGTCGCTGGAGACCGGAGCTAGGCACGGTTGTTGGGCTTCGGCGAAGACATGGCTATTCGAGCTGCGCCCGCGCCGCGGGACTGCAAGGCAGACACGGCATCGCGCTACGGCAGCGCGAGCGCCACGATCAACCGCCACACGATTTGGATGACCACGATCGCAATCAGCGGCGACAGGTCGATCATCCAGGACGAGGGCAGTCGATTGCGGATCGGCGCCAGAATCGGCTCGGTGACGTCAATGAGCAGACGCATCAGCGGGTGGCTGGGGTCTTGCACGAACCAGGACAGCAGCGCCCGGCCCACGATCGCGAAGACCAGGATCGTGACCAGGATTTCGAGAAAGCTGATGAGGCCGATCAGCATGGCGAGTCCATCGATGGCGGCGCGGGCCCGGCGCTCGCGGCCGTCGGGCGACTGCCAAAGATAGCCCGTCCCACGCGAATCATCGTCGAGCCCTCGGCGATCGCCGCGCCGAAGTCGTCGGTCATGCCCATCGACAGCTCCGTCAGCGGCTGGTTGGGGAGCTTCGGGCGCAGCGCGTCGCGCGTCTCACGCAGCTCGCGAAAGCAGGCGCGTAGGGCCGCCAGATCGCCCCGCAGCGGGCCGATGGTCATCAGGCCGCGCAGGATGAGACCGGTCTCGCGGTCGATCACCTCGCACAGTCCTTCAAGTTCTTTCGGCGCCACGCCCTCTTGCGTGGGCGCGCCGGTGAGATTCACCTGCGCCAGCACGTCCACGGGGCGGTTGTCGCGCACTGCGTCCAGCCGGCGGGCCAGTCGTGGGGAGTCGACGCTCTGGATGCAGGCAAAGCGCTGGACCGCCGTCCGCGCCTTGTTGCGCTGCAGGTGCCCGATGAGGTGCCACGTCCCGCCGCCCACCTGGGGAATCTTCGCATCGGCCTCCTGGACCCGATTCTCGCCGAAGGTCGTGAGACCCGCGGCAAGCGCCGCGCGCACCACGTCGACGGGCACGGTCTTGGTCACCGCCACCAGCTCGACGGATTCGGGCGAACGGCCGGCCGCGGCGCAGGCTGCCGCGATCTCCCGGCGCACCGCCGCGATGCGCAGGCGAAGTCCCTCATCGACCGTTGGCGCACCCTGCATCCCGCCATTCTAGGCGCGGACGGGCGCCGGCGACGGTTGGCGGTCGGTCGTGCGATTACCCGGCGGACCGGCGCCGCAGGAATGCCGGAATCTCGATCTCGGGCTGGTCGTCGGGACCGGGCGAGAAGTCCAGCTCGCGCACCCGGGGCGAGGCCGGCGTTCGCACGCGCGTCCGCGCGGCGGGTCGCATTTCCTTGCGCTCGAGCTGGAAGCCCGTCGCGATCACCGTGACGTGAATTCGACCTTCGAGCGCCTCGTCGACCACGGTGCCGAAGATGATGTTGGCGTTCGGATCGGCCGTCTTGGCCACGATCTCCGCCGCCTCGTTCACCTCGTACAGCGTCATGTCCGAGCCGCCCGTGAAGTTCAGCAGCACGCCACGCGCGCCGTCCATGGAGGTATCGAGCAGCGGGCTGTTGAGGGCCTGGGTGACGGCGTCGGTGGCGCGGGTTTCGCCCTGGCCCTCGCCCATGGCCATGAGCGCGGTGCCGGCATCGGTCATGACGGCCCGCACGTCGTTGAAGTCCAGGTTGATCAGCCCAGGCATGGTGATGAGGTCCGAGACGCCCTGGATCGCCTGTCGCAGTACGTCGTCGGCCAGCGCGAAGGCCTCGCTGATCGTCGATTTGGCGTCGGCCACGTTGAGTAGTCGGTCGTTGGGGATCACCACCAGGGTGTCGACGCCCTCCGCGAGATCTTGGATGCCTTCATCGGCCACGCGCGCGCGCGCCGTGCCTTCGAATGCGAACGGACGGGTAACGACGCCCACGGTCAGCGCGTCGCTTTCCTGCGCGATCTCGGCCACGACCGGAGCGCCGCCCGTGCCCGTGCCGCCGCCCATGCCGGCGGCGATGAAGATCATGTCGGCCCCGTCGAGCGCCTGGCGCAGATCCTCGGCGGATTCTTCGGCTGCCTTGTGGCCCAGCGCCGGGTTGCCGCCGGACCCAAGCCCGCGGGTGGCCTTTTCACCAATGTGCACGCGCACCGAGGCTTGCGAGCGCATCAGCGCCTGCGCGTCCGTGTTGACAGTGATGAAATCCACGCCGCTGACGTCCACGTCGATCATCCGGTCGACGGCATTGCTCCCGCCCCCGCCCACGCCGACTACCTTGATGGTGGCGGATTGCTCGCTGGGAGGCTGGGACGCCTCGCGCCGCGGCGTCGTGAGTCGTGTAATGCGGCCCGTGCTGCCGGTATCGTCGTTCATGTCTTGGTCCCCTGTCGCCGGAGTCCAGCGCTGGCGGACGTCATTGCGGTCAGCTCGCGCGTTCGGCTACTCATTATGCACAACAGTAAAGCGTCTGTGGGACATTTCGTCAGGCTGCGGCTGGTGCGACCAGGCCGCGCAGCCACGAACCGAAGTTGGTGAGCACCCCGCCGGCTCGCCGCACGGGCCGCTGATCCAACCACCCGTGATCCGGGCGCGGCGTCGCCCCCATGAGCGTCAGGCCGATGGCCGTGCTGAACTGCGGCTCGCGCATGCCCTCGTCGAGGCCCCAGAGCGCCTGCGGCCGGCCCAGAGCCACGGGCAGCTCCAGAATCTCGGACGCCTTGGCCGCCAGACCCGGAATCAGCGACCCGCCGCCCGTCAGGGCGACGCCCGCCGTGAGCACGTCGTAATACCCGCTGCGCACGATTTCATCCTTCACGTGGGTGAAGATTTCCTCCATGCGCGCGTCGATGACCTGGGCCAGGTCGCGGCGGCGAACCGCGACCGGCGCGCCGTAGTCGAAGCCCGGGACCTCGACGGCCGACTCGTCGGCATCGACGTAGGGATCGGCCCGACCATGCTGGATCTTGAGGGCCTCGGCCACTCGCAGCGGCAGCCGCAGGCCCCGCGCGATGTCGGATGTGACGAGCGCCCCGCCCATGGGCAGCACGGCAATGTGCCAGCAGGCGTCGCCCACGTAGATCGCCACGTCGGTCGTGCCGCCGCCGATGTCGACCACGGCGGCGCCTTCCCGCCGCTGGTCCTCGGTGAGACAGGACGCCGCCGACGCCAGCGGCTGCAGGACGCGGTCGCGAACCTCGCATCCGGCCCCCGTCACGCAGCGCTCCAGGTTGGTCATGGCGTTGGTGGCGCCCGTCACCACGTGGGCCTCGACCTGCAGGCAGCGCCCGGTGAGCCCGCGCGGGTCCAGCACGTCGGTCAGGTGGTCCACGCTGAAGGTCTTGGGAATCACGGCGGCGATCTCGCGCTCGGCCGGCAGCGAGATGGCCGCCGCCGTGCGCACGATGCTGTTCATATGACGCGGCCGCACCGTCGGGTCGTCGGCGCCGAGCCGCAGCTCGGCGTGCTGGCTGTGTGACTGCAGGTGCCCCCCGGCGATGCCGGCCACCACGTGCCGCACCCGCGTCTGCGAGACCTCCTCGGCGCGCATCACCGCCTCGTCGATCGCCTTGATCGTCTGCACGATGTCCACCACCTGCCCGCCCTTGAGGCCGAGCGATGGCGCCGTGCCGATGCCCAGGACATGCAACTGCGTGTCCCGATATTCCTGACCAACGACCACGCAGGTCTTAGTCGTGCCTACGTCCAACCCGACGACCGTTCGATTGCGTCCCAACGTCTGCTCCTCCAGTGCCCCCCGGATGTCTGCCGACTCAGCGAACTCCGCTGCTGCTATCTCACGGGGAATCCCCGATCGTGCTGATCAGCGGCGGGGCGTTGGTGGTGCGATAGGTCGGGCGGTCCACGGGGCGCAGATCCACGGACGCGACGCGCTCACCGCGGCGGTTGGCTCGCTCGAGCACGGCCTGCAGCGCCACGAGCTTCGGCTCGAGTCGCTCAATGCCGCCGAACTGCAGCTCGCGACCGGAATGGTCGATGACCGTGAGGTTGCCGGCCGAGTATTGGATCCGGTTGGGGAACACCCGCAGCAGCGGCAGGTTGCTCTGCAACTGGTGGGCGGCGAGCAGGGCGGGGAGATTGACGTGCTCGCCCGGAGCGGTCTCGCGCGCGCCGGTGTCCTCGATGGTCAATTCGAGGTCGGGCCGATAGCGCGCCGCCAAGATCTGGCCGTCGGCATCAACCAGGTAGCTCTGTCCGCCGACAATCCAGTTCGCCACGGGCGCGTCGTAGGCGATGGTCACGGTCAGATGGCCATCCACGGCGACGTCGACCAGCGCGTCGGCCACGCCCGGAATCTCGAGCAGCTCGTCGCGGATGGCGGCGGTGTCGACGCGAAACACGCTGGCCCCGACGAACTGGCCGACCAACGACTCGATCTGCTCCGCGCTCACCACCGGGGGCGGCGACGACGCGGCACGGTGCACCGTGATGTTGCGCACCTTCAGCACGGGCGACGTGAGCATCCACACCAGCAGGATGGTGGCCAGGCCGGCGATGCCGAGCGAGAGCAGATGGACGTGCCACGGGCGGGGGTCGGCCGTCATGCCATCAGCTCCGAGGCCGCGGCCTGCCAGCGACCCAGCATGCGAACTTCCGGCTCCAGGCGAATCCCGTGCCGCTGCTGGACGATGGTCTGCACGTGCAAGGCCAGCGCCAGAATGTCCGCCGCCGTGGCGGTGCCGTCGTTGCTGATGAAGTTGGCGTGCATCGG carries:
- the hisF gene encoding imidazole glycerol phosphate synthase subunit HisF, encoding MLTRRIIPCLDVKNGRNVRGVKFSADVDAGDPVELAARYDREGADELVFYDITASAEGRDIMGDLVERVASEVFIPLTVGGGLRNADDMYAMLRRGAEKVSINSAAHRDPDLIRIGADRFGSQCIVLSIDAQLRSDRDSPWWEVVLDGGRSPTGLDAIEVAQRGVELGAGEIVMNSIDADGTRAGYDLDQLRAVCDAVPVPVVASGGAGSIEHIREALVEGRAHAALAASIFHFKMISIERVKRELVAAGLPMRMDPFA
- the ftsA gene encoding cell division protein FtsA — protein: MGRNRTVVGLDVGTTKTCVVVGQEYRDTQLHVLGIGTAPSLGLKGGQVVDIVQTIKAIDEAVMRAEEVSQTRVRHVVAGIAGGHLQSHSQHAELRLGADDPTVRPRHMNSIVRTAAAISLPAEREIAAVIPKTFSVDHLTDVLDPRGLTGRCLQVEAHVVTGATNAMTNLERCVTGAGCEVRDRVLQPLASAASCLTEDQRREGAAVVDIGGGTTDVAIYVGDACWHIAVLPMGGALVTSDIARGLRLPLRVAEALKIQHGRADPYVDADESAVEVPGFDYGAPVAVRRRDLAQVIDARMEEIFTHVKDEIVRSGYYDVLTAGVALTGGGSLIPGLAAKASEILELPVALGRPQALWGLDEGMREPQFSTAIGLTLMGATPRPDHGWLDQRPVRRAGGVLTNFGSWLRGLVAPAAA
- the hisH gene encoding imidazole glycerol phosphate synthase subunit HisH — encoded protein: MIAVVDYGAGNLHSVERALRHVGAEITVTHDPSEIADATGVVLPGVGAAADTMRGLERAGVIPAILDAIDGGVPYLGICMGLQVLYEASDEDGGTTCLGVVPGRVVRFPPSRHVPHMGWNQVRQQVESPLFAGIPQDANFYFVHSYFAPVDGAAHVAATTDYSVTFASALLRDNLFATQFHPEKSGAAGLRLYANFARLAGQRPRDEAGP
- the ftsZ gene encoding cell division protein FtsZ → MNDDTGSTGRITRLTTPRREASQPPSEQSATIKVVGVGGGGSNAVDRMIDVDVSGVDFITVNTDAQALMRSQASVRVHIGEKATRGLGSGGNPALGHKAAEESAEDLRQALDGADMIFIAAGMGGGTGTGGAPVVAEIAQESDALTVGVVTRPFAFEGTARARVADEGIQDLAEGVDTLVVIPNDRLLNVADAKSTISEAFALADDVLRQAIQGVSDLITMPGLINLDFNDVRAVMTDAGTALMAMGEGQGETRATDAVTQALNSPLLDTSMDGARGVLLNFTGGSDMTLYEVNEAAEIVAKTADPNANIIFGTVVDEALEGRIHVTVIATGFQLERKEMRPAARTRVRTPASPRVRELDFSPGPDDQPEIEIPAFLRRRSAG
- the hisA gene encoding 1-(5-phosphoribosyl)-5-[(5-phosphoribosylamino)methylideneamino]imidazole-4-carboxamide isomerase, whose product is MEVYPPIDIRGGRCVQLVQGDFDRETVFYDDPVEAARHWLEQGASWLHVVDLNGARVGVSTNAAVIEDIIEVAGDVPVQVAGGIRSQADVERVLGHGAARVVLGTAAVRDPEMLASAAAAHPGRIAVAVEGRQGMAVTDAWAKESTLPVSELAARAVEAGAAAIMYTDVVVEGMLKGPNVAGTRDLVEQVGQHLPVVASGGVASLDDIVRLRDAGASGVIIGSALYRGAFSLGEAIQAAAGEA
- a CDS encoding dihydrodipicolinate synthase family protein; protein product: MGDIRGVIPILKTPFDLEDRVDEESLRREVDYCIDAGAHGLGIAFGSEMPKLSEAERTLVARVVIEQARGRVPVVMSTGHPATVLAVRASQEAEALGASAVMLIPPANGLAEAELHGYFRAVAASIRIPLVVQVMTGAHLSGDELAALARAVPQIQYAKVESAPPAESVAEAIAKAGDRVTIIGGASGGALIEELEIGSQGTMPHAALVGSFARIWDLWHAGNRDAARETWQREIVPLNAIGGAVYKEMLRREGVIAHSHFRAPAESRLAAEALRKLDRLCETLGIG
- the hisS gene encoding histidine--tRNA ligase, whose product is MPSSGLQRPRGTSDRLPADAPAWDGVLGAFARECRLRNFQPISTPTFEATELFDKGTGATTDIVQKEMYTFDDRGGDSLTLRPEGTPSIVRAYQQHGMHVLPQPVKLYYVLPVFRYDRPQAGRLREHHQIGAEALGDPNPAVDAEVIDLLWSTLRALGISDLALHVNSLGDPESRPEYRAALVAFFTPYSDRMCADCQTRLTQNPLRLLDCKKPPCERVSADAPRSLDYLGDAAREHFDTLRSLLGALGIPCTLDHRLARGLDYYNRTVFEIVPPDGSAQSTVGGGGRYDFLAETLGGPHLPGVGFGSGIERILLNRRRVGLEEASPPTPDVYVAPLADAALTVVTTVAAGLRQAGIATEVGFSAASPRSHLRRANAVGARVALIVGNREVEAGRVSLKPLDGGDQVDVALDDVVSSTQAILAAPAAASDA
- a CDS encoding YggS family pyridoxal phosphate-dependent enzyme, whose product is MQGAPTVDEGLRLRIAAVRREIAAACAAAGRSPESVELVAVTKTVPVDVVRAALAAGLTTFGENRVQEADAKIPQVGGGTWHLIGHLQRNKARTAVQRFACIQSVDSPRLARRLDAVRDNRPVDVLAQVNLTGAPTQEGVAPKELEGLCEVIDRETGLILRGLMTIGPLRGDLAALRACFRELRETRDALRPKLPNQPLTELSMGMTDDFGAAIAEGSTMIRVGRAIFGSRPTAASAGPAPPSMDSPC
- a CDS encoding cell division protein FtsQ/DivIB, which produces MTADPRPWHVHLLSLGIAGLATILLVWMLTSPVLKVRNITVHRAASSPPPVVSAEQIESLVGQFVGASVFRVDTAAIRDELLEIPGVADALVDVAVDGHLTVTIAYDAPVANWIVGGQSYLVDADGQILAARYRPDLELTIEDTGARETAPGEHVNLPALLAAHQLQSNLPLLRVFPNRIQYSAGNLTVIDHSGRELQFGGIERLEPKLVALQAVLERANRRGERVASVDLRPVDRPTYRTTNAPPLISTIGDSP
- a CDS encoding YggT family protein, whose protein sequence is MLIGLISFLEILVTILVFAIVGRALLSWFVQDPSHPLMRLLIDVTEPILAPIRNRLPSSWMIDLSPLIAIVVIQIVWRLIVALALP
- a CDS encoding zinc-binding dehydrogenase, giving the protein MTSAAADIRVVTFDGPGTPPVLRRVPRPSIPPRGALIRIEACGVCGTDLHILQGHWPGALPWPITLGHELAGVVEEIGPQLRTDATGAPLREGDHVMLPPLNACGACEVCVESPERANKCLNPTYYGRKIPFERPPHLWGGWADMLFVDLDAFPATKLFRLPDDMPLMVGTLVEPYSSVTRAFNRVDALGLGAGTAGASVVIQGAGPIGLLATVAARQRGAAPVVTVGDPETPRLALARAFGADATVSLAATPDAASRIAAVREAVGGSGADIVIGCSGNPAAGPEGVEMLRDGGTFVEMGQFTDAGSFDTSWHRICTKEIQLLGSWAFAPDEVAQAMRDLHAIQSDHDWPRLHTNFDLSEEGVTAAIDAATQMTALKATVVPGMADDA